CTCAGACCGATCGTCCGCCGCTCGCGCCCCGTTCCCGTTTGTTAAAGCCCGTGCTTGTCGATCGCCGCCTGATCCGCCTCCGACTGCATCGCGCTCGCCTGCTCCTTGCCTTGTCCGGTCCGGTCGGCTTTGGACTGCGCCCGGGCGGCCTCCAACTGCTGCTTGGAATGGCTTTTGTCCGCCATCGCTTCCACCCCCTTCCCGACCGTATGAGTATGCGTTGCCCCGGCTCCGGCTATTCGGCAACCGGAACGAAGGATATGCGTAAGAAACGGGCAGGAGAAGGATACGCTGCGGCCTTCAACCGCAATGAAGGAGGAATGTCTATGGACATCAGACGGATTATCGCTTCCCTATGCTACTTCAGCATCTTTTTCGCAGGGATCGTCCTGCCGCTTGTCGTCTATTTCGTCAGCAACGACCGCTGGGTGAAAGACCACGCGAAAGCGGCATTCCTGTCCCATCTGCTGCCGTACGCGGCCATTATCGCGGTCCCGTTCGCCTGGTACGCCAGCGGGCCGAGCATCGGGGGCATTCTCGGCGTCGTCCTCCTGTTTGCCGCAGCGGGAGCGGTCATCT
Above is a window of Paenibacillus thermoaerophilus DNA encoding:
- a CDS encoding DUF4870 domain-containing protein, which codes for MDIRRIIASLCYFSIFFAGIVLPLVVYFVSNDRWVKDHAKAAFLSHLLPYAAIIAVPFAWYASGPSIGGILGVVLLFAAAGAVIFVWNIYRGIQTLIGDDIRF